The Bacteroidales bacterium genome includes a region encoding these proteins:
- a CDS encoding PCMD domain-containing protein: MKKSIKQIIFTSVLPLMVFTSCIKDELPNAEADIVDVLLGKDVIISKKVENERITIFISPGAYGDRKNITDISFVLSEGAKIIRGNDNFDYSTSHEIEVISEDGNWKKTHEVRILDMTFPTEYYFENWSENRSTTGVYDDCFEKLMDEDGNVSDLYIWASGNMGYRITGNGKKPSDYPTYKTLSQDDAHNGAYATILETRYVGAIGQGSPLAAGNLFIGEFSGKGINIMKEQMKATRFGMPFNKKPKSLKVWFKYKSGGEINIYDANGDITGIRTKDNDNSGNNQNIDNKDYAAIYAVMFDNVKAKELYKGKNYLDGKTILSSEAEVGRAILSDNDKYGTPTNEEGYPNEYVFKELPFTFSKEIDPARLAKYEYSITIVFSSSYYGAEFQGAPGSKLWVDDVELICE; the protein is encoded by the coding sequence ATGAAAAAATCGATTAAGCAAATTATCTTTACTTCGGTATTGCCTTTAATGGTTTTTACCAGTTGTATTAAAGATGAGTTACCTAATGCAGAGGCCGATATTGTTGATGTATTATTGGGAAAAGATGTTATAATAAGTAAAAAAGTTGAGAATGAACGTATAACCATATTTATCTCTCCTGGTGCATATGGTGATAGAAAAAATATAACTGACATTTCGTTTGTTCTATCTGAGGGTGCAAAAATTATTAGAGGTAATGACAATTTTGACTACTCTACTTCTCATGAAATTGAGGTTATATCAGAGGATGGTAATTGGAAAAAGACTCACGAAGTGAGAATCCTCGATATGACATTCCCTACTGAATACTATTTTGAGAATTGGTCGGAGAACCGCTCAACTACTGGTGTATATGATGACTGTTTTGAGAAGTTAATGGATGAAGACGGTAATGTTTCGGATCTTTACATCTGGGCTTCGGGCAATATGGGATACAGAATTACTGGTAATGGTAAAAAACCTTCTGACTATCCTACCTACAAAACGCTATCTCAAGATGATGCTCACAATGGGGCATACGCTACAATATTGGAGACTCGTTATGTTGGTGCAATTGGTCAAGGCTCTCCTCTTGCAGCTGGAAACCTTTTTATTGGAGAGTTCTCAGGTAAAGGTATCAACATTATGAAAGAGCAGATGAAAGCGACTCGCTTTGGTATGCCTTTCAATAAAAAACCTAAATCTCTAAAAGTTTGGTTTAAGTACAAAAGCGGTGGTGAAATTAATATTTATGATGCCAATGGAGATATTACTGGCATACGTACAAAAGACAACGACAATAGCGGAAATAATCAAAACATTGACAACAAAGACTATGCTGCTATATATGCCGTAATGTTTGACAACGTTAAAGCGAAAGAACTATATAAAGGTAAAAATTACTTAGATGGTAAGACTATTCTTTCGAGTGAGGCTGAGGTTGGTAGAGCAATTCTTTCTGACAATGATAAATATGGAACTCCTACTAACGAAGAGGGTTATCCTAACGAATATGTATTTAAAGAGTTACCATTTACCTTCTCAAAAGAGATAGATCCTGCTCGTTTGGCTAAATACGAGTATAGTATTACTATCGTATTCTCATCAAGTTACTATGGAGCAGAGTTCCAAGGTGCCCCCGGTAGTAAACTTTGGGTTGATGATGTTGAGTTAATTTGCGAATAA